From the genome of Thermogutta terrifontis, one region includes:
- a CDS encoding KpsF/GutQ family sugar-phosphate isomerase, which produces MDRFHEIRNQVVAASKPGPRRQYGRIPNMGTDAALSKHSEFEQLRFARDVVSTIGRAVVQAAGCLGPSFCKAVAIIHSCSGNVIVTGIGKAGLIGQKISATLASTGTPSHFLHPAEAVHGDLGRIRRGDVAIVLSWSGETEEVVRLLPFFREMDVPIIAITSREESRLGRAAATVIALGSVGEAGHLQLAPTTTTAVMLAVGDAIALTLSYLRGFRPEDFARFHPGGSLGRKLGRVEDQMRPLSQCRLASERHTIRQIIVETRLPGRRTGAIMLLDDEGRLTGIFTDSDLAKLLESRRESVLDEPVSEYMTRSPITVLLGTPLREAVALLARKKISELPVVDKDNHPCGLLDITDVIGLFPEASSAIEAEFAADDECVRHPQRGNVSAQSIDRTRDLPPTIIPLDHAKRSGSNQTD; this is translated from the coding sequence GTGGACCGGTTCCATGAAATTCGCAATCAGGTCGTCGCGGCCTCCAAGCCTGGTCCACGCCGCCAATATGGAAGGATCCCCAATATGGGCACGGATGCAGCTCTCAGCAAACACTCAGAGTTTGAACAACTCCGCTTTGCTCGGGATGTCGTCAGTACCATCGGCCGGGCGGTCGTTCAGGCGGCCGGTTGTCTCGGTCCTTCCTTTTGCAAGGCCGTTGCCATCATCCATTCCTGTTCCGGGAATGTCATTGTCACAGGAATCGGAAAGGCGGGCCTCATTGGGCAGAAAATCTCCGCCACACTGGCGTCCACCGGCACGCCGAGTCATTTTCTTCATCCGGCCGAGGCTGTGCATGGAGACCTGGGAAGAATCCGCCGCGGAGACGTGGCCATTGTGCTCTCGTGGAGTGGAGAAACCGAAGAAGTTGTTCGGTTACTTCCCTTTTTCCGCGAAATGGATGTCCCCATTATCGCGATTACCAGCCGCGAAGAGAGCCGGCTCGGTCGCGCAGCGGCCACGGTGATCGCACTGGGTAGTGTGGGCGAAGCTGGGCATTTACAACTCGCACCCACCACCACGACGGCCGTCATGCTCGCCGTGGGAGACGCGATCGCTCTGACGCTCTCGTACCTCCGCGGATTTCGGCCGGAGGATTTCGCCCGGTTCCATCCAGGTGGGAGTCTCGGTCGTAAACTCGGCCGGGTCGAGGACCAGATGCGTCCTCTTTCCCAGTGTCGTTTGGCTTCCGAGCGACATACCATCCGCCAGATCATCGTGGAGACCCGACTCCCCGGCCGTCGCACGGGAGCGATTATGCTTCTCGACGATGAGGGGCGATTGACCGGCATTTTCACAGATAGTGACCTGGCAAAATTGTTGGAGAGCCGTCGCGAATCCGTTCTCGACGAACCTGTCTCCGAGTATATGACTCGATCTCCGATCACCGTCTTGCTGGGGACTCCTCTTCGGGAAGCCGTGGCCCTTCTTGCCCGGAAAAAAATCAGCGAACTTCCCGTTGTCGATAAGGATAACCACCCGTGTGGTCTGCTCGATATTACCGATGTGATCGGCTTGTTTCCCGAGGCTTCCAGTGCCATCGAAGCCGAGTTTGCGGCGGATGACGAATGCGTCCGGCATCCGCAACGGGGCAATGTGTCCGCACAATCCATCGACAGGACGAGGGATTTACCACCGACAATCATTCCCCTCGACCACGCTAAACGGAGTGGCTCTAATCAAACGGACTGA
- the zwf gene encoding glucose-6-phosphate dehydrogenase: MIYTIVIFGASGDLTRRKLIPALYELHRKKRLPGALLIVGMARTEYSHDQWREILKEACMAQVGKHFDPTLWEEFARNIYYHPGDVSRAECFPELDQFVSELENHQPSTRIYYLALAPEFYECTVAHLGAAGMAVESSGPRRIVVEKPFGRDRESARQLNAKIHEVFAEHQIYRIDHYLGKETVANVLVLRFANTIFEPIWNRNYVDHIQITAAEDLPIGRRASFYESAGILRDMFQNHLLQLLTLTAMEPPSRVNADDIRDEKVKVLRAVRPFTPADVAANTVRGQYRKYRDEPNVPPNSQTATFGVVKLYVDNWRWQGVPFYLRSGKAMSCRTTQIVIQFREPPHMMFEGGPKHIHEANRLVLQIQPAEGIQIHFQTKVPDAGMKMRLTDLDFNFREKFAGEMPEAYERLLLDVMIGDPSLFARADEVELAWGIIDPIQQVWDAGGPPQLELYEAGGWGPPYSEEWMQRQGRRWFNVCPVLE; this comes from the coding sequence ATGATCTATACGATTGTCATTTTTGGGGCCTCAGGCGATCTGACCCGGCGAAAACTCATCCCTGCGCTGTACGAACTCCATCGAAAAAAACGCCTGCCAGGCGCGCTCCTCATCGTGGGCATGGCACGAACGGAGTATTCCCACGATCAGTGGAGGGAGATCCTCAAGGAAGCGTGTATGGCGCAGGTGGGAAAACATTTCGACCCGACCTTGTGGGAGGAGTTCGCGAGAAACATCTATTACCACCCGGGAGACGTCAGTCGCGCTGAGTGTTTTCCAGAACTTGATCAATTCGTTTCGGAACTGGAAAACCACCAGCCCTCAACGCGGATTTATTACCTGGCACTTGCCCCAGAGTTTTATGAGTGCACGGTGGCCCATCTAGGAGCCGCTGGAATGGCCGTCGAGTCTTCGGGACCGCGGCGAATCGTGGTGGAAAAGCCGTTTGGACGCGATCGCGAATCGGCGCGGCAACTGAATGCCAAGATCCACGAAGTATTCGCCGAACATCAGATTTACCGCATCGACCACTATTTGGGAAAAGAGACTGTCGCGAACGTTCTCGTCCTGCGTTTTGCCAATACCATTTTTGAACCCATTTGGAACCGAAATTATGTCGATCATATTCAGATCACCGCTGCGGAAGACTTGCCCATCGGTCGGCGGGCAAGCTTTTACGAGTCCGCAGGGATTCTCCGCGACATGTTTCAGAACCATCTTCTTCAGCTTCTCACGCTGACCGCGATGGAGCCGCCCAGCCGAGTCAATGCGGACGACATCCGCGATGAAAAGGTCAAAGTGCTGCGGGCGGTGCGTCCCTTCACTCCGGCCGATGTTGCGGCGAATACAGTCCGCGGTCAGTATCGCAAATATCGGGATGAGCCGAACGTTCCGCCCAACAGTCAGACAGCGACCTTTGGGGTGGTCAAATTGTACGTGGACAACTGGCGATGGCAGGGCGTGCCGTTCTATCTCCGCTCGGGAAAAGCGATGTCCTGCCGCACCACCCAGATTGTTATTCAGTTTCGTGAACCTCCCCACATGATGTTTGAGGGAGGCCCCAAACACATTCACGAAGCCAATCGGCTGGTTCTCCAGATTCAACCCGCAGAGGGGATTCAGATCCATTTTCAGACCAAGGTGCCCGATGCGGGCATGAAAATGCGTCTGACAGACCTGGATTTTAACTTCCGAGAAAAGTTTGCCGGCGAAATGCCGGAAGCGTACGAGCGGTTACTCCTCGATGTGATGATTGGCGATCCCAGCCTCTTTGCCCGCGCAGATGAGGTCGAACTTGCCTGGGGCATCATCGACCCCATTCAGCAGGTATGGGACGCCGGTGGGCCTCCCCAACTGGAGCTGTACGAAGCAGGCGGATGGGGGCCGCCCTACTCAGAAGAATGGATGCAGCGACAGGGACGCCGGTGGTTCAATGTGTGCCCGGTGTTAGAATAG
- a CDS encoding prenyltransferase/squalene oxidase repeat-containing protein, with translation MTPSAPQPFQNPRSPGGPEGQEQLRNSPVPPSGASPDQTSRIAPQTSPGAAPLASNVNPGIGSPARPVPIPVTPPGTSITHPGVVTPQTGTPAHVAFPRTGVKRSVAPGRGGQPPDQENDQTEDLGDTLLYYAQPWLISAIVHMILLIILALIVIPQFFHREVDLTAEIYAEKLGDQLEFDSPFAGNDPEKVEEPLLTPPDLNRVENPFAAPPPAEIIPEGVTSTSDLQATVIGYALKGRDEGAKEALLAAYGGTATTEAAVALGLAWLARQQRKDGSWSLVGPYPNGAQDENPEAATAMALLAFQGAGITHKRGKFRENVARGWDWLLQQQDADGNFFHEGAFNHRFYTQGQCTIALCEIYGMTRDDRFREPALRAVDYLIRSQSSEGGWRYSPNADSDVSVTGWIVMALQSARMAGLEVPADVFRKVTRFLDRIALEGGSKYPYQKGREATLAMTAEALLMRQFLGWSRDDDRLIKGVTWITEPANLINFERDRDVYYWYYATQVCHHMEGDYWKKWNSVMRQLLPENQVKTGREAGSWDPLKPSRDAWANEGGRLYVTCLSIYCLEVYYRHLPLYSSGALRLISSTSPAPPAAAPSQPAAPSQ, from the coding sequence ATGACGCCGTCTGCTCCCCAGCCTTTCCAGAATCCGCGATCGCCTGGAGGACCTGAGGGCCAGGAACAGCTTCGGAACTCTCCGGTCCCGCCATCGGGTGCATCACCCGACCAAACTTCCCGTATTGCCCCGCAAACTTCCCCGGGAGCTGCACCGCTCGCTTCGAACGTCAATCCTGGGATCGGATCTCCGGCGCGACCTGTGCCGATTCCGGTGACTCCTCCGGGTACTTCGATAACTCACCCTGGTGTGGTTACGCCCCAGACCGGAACTCCCGCTCACGTCGCTTTTCCCCGAACTGGTGTCAAGCGTTCGGTCGCGCCAGGAAGAGGAGGCCAACCGCCGGACCAAGAGAATGACCAGACCGAGGATCTGGGCGACACTCTGCTGTATTACGCCCAGCCCTGGCTGATCAGTGCCATTGTTCACATGATTCTTTTGATCATTCTGGCGCTCATCGTCATTCCGCAATTTTTCCATCGGGAAGTGGATCTCACGGCGGAGATTTACGCTGAGAAACTCGGCGATCAGCTGGAATTCGATTCCCCATTTGCCGGGAACGACCCGGAGAAAGTGGAGGAACCACTTCTCACCCCGCCCGACCTCAACCGTGTGGAGAACCCCTTCGCGGCGCCACCTCCGGCCGAGATCATTCCGGAAGGTGTCACGTCCACAAGCGATCTCCAAGCGACCGTCATCGGTTATGCCTTGAAAGGGAGAGATGAGGGGGCCAAGGAAGCCCTGTTGGCGGCGTACGGCGGCACAGCGACGACGGAAGCCGCGGTGGCGCTCGGACTGGCCTGGCTGGCAAGACAGCAGCGCAAGGACGGTTCCTGGAGCCTTGTGGGGCCTTACCCCAATGGAGCCCAGGACGAGAATCCGGAAGCCGCCACGGCGATGGCTCTCCTCGCGTTTCAGGGCGCCGGCATCACACACAAACGCGGCAAGTTCCGGGAGAATGTCGCTCGAGGCTGGGATTGGCTCCTGCAACAGCAGGACGCCGACGGAAACTTTTTCCACGAAGGAGCGTTCAATCACCGCTTTTATACCCAGGGACAGTGCACCATCGCCCTCTGCGAGATCTACGGGATGACGCGGGACGACCGATTCCGGGAGCCTGCGCTCCGTGCGGTCGATTACCTCATCCGCTCGCAGAGCTCGGAAGGCGGCTGGCGATACAGTCCCAACGCGGACAGTGACGTTTCCGTGACGGGTTGGATCGTGATGGCTCTCCAAAGCGCCAGAATGGCTGGCTTGGAAGTCCCCGCCGACGTCTTCCGCAAGGTGACGCGGTTTCTCGATCGGATCGCGCTCGAAGGCGGAAGCAAATATCCGTATCAAAAAGGACGCGAGGCCACTTTGGCTATGACGGCGGAGGCCCTTCTCATGCGTCAGTTTCTGGGTTGGTCACGTGACGATGACCGCCTCATAAAGGGCGTGACTTGGATCACGGAACCCGCCAATCTCATCAATTTTGAAAGAGACCGGGACGTCTACTACTGGTACTACGCTACCCAGGTTTGTCACCACATGGAGGGCGATTACTGGAAGAAATGGAATTCCGTTATGCGGCAGCTTCTCCCGGAAAACCAGGTGAAAACCGGACGTGAGGCCGGCAGTTGGGACCCCCTCAAACCTTCTCGTGATGCCTGGGCTAATGAAGGTGGGCGTCTGTATGTGACCTGTCTTTCCATCTACTGCCTGGAGGTGTACTATCGCCATCTGCCGCTCTATTCGTCCGGTGCGCTTCGATTGATCTCGAGTACTTCCCCTGCCCCCCCGGCTGCAGCGCCGTCGCAACCGGCCGCCCCGAGCCAGTAA
- the amrB gene encoding AmmeMemoRadiSam system protein B, producing the protein METHRQDDVSSQQPETENPGVHATGVSVPEKPELSEEQRDRVLKAVARRVAEAVIGGPQSGLKAHLGEAGEVPVWGAFVTLKGAGGTLRACCGQVGDASRLSSALDAAADRTARWDLRFPAIQRGELAELTLEVWILWNCQPIVAEGESRVGAVEVGRHGLQVIRGKHRGLLLPGVAVEHHLDARQFLEHVCRKAGLPPNAWLDSATQLFTFEGYSLEAPMASLLPPELRELATGRLAMGDVVRLAALAHHNLLAMFQGATPNYYTSAAFDGPVQGVVLTINKLNDGTATERVMEASRVFPRGELPLQATLMDLLQTIVAGFRGQQLDPRFVSSLRTGLTVFVEPHHIGTAVDCALDGVHPRFHALCLVQDDRWAVRYDPSQNSTELFEAVMKRLKSSRPSQTQVYRLTALSTEDSVEASNVSRPVAGPSVRPPAVAGQFYPGTANGVDEFLNQIFPQNVGREEWAAALVPHAGWKYSGKLAAEVWARLRVPQQVIIFGPKHHAIGCDWAVTPHRTWALPGLSLHADPELAEALVKAVPLMELDAAAHAMEHSIEVQLPMVARVASASRVVGVVMHGGDYDVLQKAATDFAKFLSALEPTPLLVISSDMNHYADERTTRRLDRLALDALQACDPLRLWKTVRENRISMCGLVPAVFVLETLRQMGRLNECEVVGYTTSGEVSGRQDRVVGYAGALFR; encoded by the coding sequence ATGGAAACCCATCGGCAAGACGACGTATCGTCGCAACAACCTGAGACGGAAAACCCGGGAGTACACGCCACCGGTGTCTCGGTCCCTGAAAAGCCGGAGCTTTCCGAGGAGCAGAGGGATCGCGTCCTGAAAGCTGTCGCCCGACGAGTCGCGGAAGCTGTGATCGGCGGTCCGCAATCCGGGCTGAAAGCGCACCTGGGCGAGGCAGGTGAAGTCCCGGTGTGGGGAGCATTTGTGACGTTGAAGGGAGCCGGTGGCACGCTGCGCGCCTGCTGTGGGCAGGTGGGAGACGCGTCGCGCCTCAGTAGCGCGCTCGACGCGGCAGCGGACCGAACCGCGCGGTGGGACCTTCGCTTTCCCGCCATTCAGCGAGGGGAGCTAGCAGAACTCACGCTGGAGGTCTGGATTTTATGGAACTGTCAGCCGATCGTGGCGGAGGGAGAATCTCGCGTCGGGGCGGTGGAAGTCGGTCGCCACGGTCTTCAGGTTATCCGTGGAAAACACCGGGGTTTGCTGCTCCCCGGGGTGGCAGTGGAACATCACCTGGACGCACGCCAATTCCTGGAGCACGTCTGCCGCAAGGCGGGCTTGCCGCCGAACGCGTGGTTGGACTCCGCCACGCAGTTGTTTACCTTTGAGGGTTACTCGCTGGAAGCCCCCATGGCGTCCCTCTTGCCGCCGGAGCTGCGGGAACTGGCCACCGGAAGGCTGGCGATGGGAGACGTTGTTCGCCTCGCCGCGCTGGCTCATCACAATCTTCTAGCGATGTTCCAAGGGGCAACGCCCAACTACTACACTTCGGCCGCCTTCGATGGGCCAGTTCAAGGAGTGGTGCTCACCATCAACAAACTAAACGACGGAACTGCGACGGAGCGGGTGATGGAAGCGAGCCGGGTCTTTCCGCGGGGGGAGCTTCCACTCCAGGCAACACTGATGGATCTTCTGCAAACAATCGTGGCGGGGTTTCGAGGCCAGCAGCTCGATCCGCGATTCGTCAGTTCCTTGCGGACCGGTCTAACAGTCTTTGTGGAGCCACATCATATCGGAACCGCCGTGGACTGCGCCCTGGATGGGGTCCATCCGCGCTTTCACGCGTTGTGCCTCGTTCAGGATGATCGCTGGGCTGTGCGGTATGACCCGTCGCAGAACTCCACCGAGCTATTCGAAGCGGTCATGAAACGCCTCAAGTCATCGCGTCCTTCTCAGACCCAGGTGTATCGCCTGACAGCACTTTCCACGGAGGACAGCGTCGAGGCGTCTAATGTGAGCCGCCCTGTCGCGGGTCCATCGGTTCGCCCTCCCGCCGTGGCCGGTCAGTTTTATCCCGGCACGGCAAACGGTGTGGACGAGTTTCTCAATCAGATATTCCCTCAGAATGTGGGGCGCGAGGAATGGGCCGCCGCCTTGGTTCCGCACGCCGGCTGGAAATACTCGGGAAAACTCGCGGCAGAAGTTTGGGCGCGGCTGCGAGTGCCCCAGCAGGTGATCATTTTCGGTCCCAAACACCACGCGATCGGCTGTGATTGGGCTGTTACCCCCCATCGGACATGGGCGTTGCCGGGACTCAGTCTTCATGCTGACCCGGAATTGGCGGAGGCTTTGGTGAAGGCCGTTCCGTTAATGGAACTCGATGCCGCCGCCCACGCCATGGAACATTCCATCGAAGTGCAGTTGCCCATGGTCGCCCGGGTGGCCTCCGCGAGCCGAGTGGTGGGCGTGGTCATGCACGGAGGGGATTATGATGTTCTGCAAAAAGCCGCCACTGACTTCGCGAAATTCCTCTCCGCACTCGAGCCAACTCCTCTGCTGGTGATTTCCAGCGACATGAACCATTACGCGGACGAGAGGACAACACGGCGGCTTGACCGGCTGGCCCTCGACGCCCTCCAGGCGTGTGATCCTCTCCGACTCTGGAAAACTGTCCGGGAGAATCGGATCAGCATGTGTGGCCTCGTCCCTGCGGTGTTTGTTCTGGAGACTCTGCGTCAGATGGGTCGCCTCAATGAATGCGAGGTCGTTGGCTACACGACAAGTGGCGAGGTGTCGGGGCGTCAGGATCGCGTGGTCGGCTATGCCGGAGCCCTGTTCAGGTAA
- the amrS gene encoding AmmeMemoRadiSam system radical SAM enzyme produces the protein MSRRVDIPPPASPTASGIVPAGWWHEEDGKLVCDLCPRSCRLGEGQRGFCFIRQNLGGQMVLTSYGRSTGFCIDPIEKKPLNHFYPGTAVLSFGTAGCNLGCKFCQNWSISKSREIERLSETASPQAIARAAKALGCKSVAYTYNDPVIFAEYAVDTAKACHELGIKNVAVTAGYISEAARDYFFEHMDAANVDLKGFSEDFYHRLCAGHLQPVLDTLKYLVHRTQVWVEITNLIIPSENDDPGEIRAMCEWILKELGPDVPLHFTAFHPDFRLMDHPPTPVDTLIRAYDIAREVGLHYVYTGNVLDIARQSTYCPKCGNVVIERQGYWIGRYALKGSNCGYCGAPIAGRFDPQGLREQWGARRQPVRIANFA, from the coding sequence ATGAGCCGCCGAGTTGACATACCTCCCCCTGCTTCTCCCACGGCTTCGGGAATCGTACCAGCCGGGTGGTGGCACGAAGAGGACGGGAAACTCGTCTGTGACTTGTGTCCTCGATCATGCCGCCTGGGCGAAGGACAGCGGGGTTTCTGTTTTATACGCCAGAATCTCGGTGGGCAGATGGTGCTCACCAGCTATGGCCGAAGCACGGGATTTTGCATTGATCCGATCGAGAAAAAGCCTCTCAATCATTTTTATCCGGGCACGGCCGTGTTGTCGTTCGGAACAGCCGGGTGCAATCTCGGCTGCAAGTTCTGTCAAAACTGGTCGATTTCCAAATCACGAGAGATCGAACGGCTGAGCGAAACGGCATCCCCTCAGGCAATCGCCAGGGCGGCGAAAGCGCTCGGTTGCAAGAGTGTTGCGTACACCTACAACGATCCCGTCATTTTTGCCGAATACGCCGTTGACACAGCCAAGGCCTGCCACGAACTGGGGATCAAGAATGTCGCTGTCACGGCAGGCTACATCTCGGAGGCAGCCCGGGATTACTTTTTTGAACACATGGACGCTGCCAATGTTGACCTGAAAGGATTTTCAGAGGACTTTTACCACCGTCTTTGCGCCGGACATCTGCAACCGGTACTGGACACACTCAAGTACCTGGTTCACAGGACGCAGGTTTGGGTGGAAATCACCAATCTTATCATTCCTTCGGAAAATGACGACCCTGGCGAAATTCGGGCCATGTGTGAATGGATCCTCAAGGAATTGGGGCCGGATGTCCCGTTGCATTTCACGGCGTTTCATCCCGATTTTCGCCTGATGGATCACCCGCCCACGCCCGTGGATACGCTTATCCGCGCCTACGACATCGCGCGCGAGGTTGGCTTGCACTATGTTTATACAGGGAATGTCCTTGACATTGCCCGGCAAAGCACCTATTGCCCAAAATGCGGCAATGTGGTTATAGAGCGCCAGGGCTACTGGATTGGAAGGTATGCTCTTAAAGGGTCAAACTGCGGTTACTGCGGTGCCCCCATCGCAGGCCGGTTTGATCCCCAGGGTCTACGCGAACAATGGGGTGCCAGGCGTCAGCCCGTCCGCATTGCCAACTTCGCGTGA
- a CDS encoding MgtC/SapB family protein encodes MVPPETSPEWLTPLFLAGKEADVTALFGRLGMAALLGFLVGMQREHTEGGMPGLRTFPLITLCGSVFALLGLSFGGWLPAAALLCLVGLLFFPHWLRIRRADPDPGLTTSVAVILMYGVGALLVLTRIEIGVVLGGAVAVLLQFKPEIHHFAERLGDEDLRAIMQFVLITCIILPVLPTQPIDPLNVVSLFNVWLMVVLIVGISLGGYIAYKFFGARAGIYLAGILGGAVSSTATTISAARQARSDTTQQNAAAVVILLASTVMIGRIFVEIAVVNPAMLETSLIPLTILAVATYLPARFLRLPQDRDGTTLIAEHQNPTQLRSAIYFAVLYALVLYLIAWLKNNVGESGLYPLAILSGLHDMDAITISVSRMATGDQELAQHGWRYITAGALANMGTKTVLAGVMGNPRLGIRVALAFLPGLITGLILIVFWP; translated from the coding sequence ATGGTTCCTCCAGAAACATCCCCGGAATGGTTGACGCCTTTGTTCCTGGCCGGCAAGGAAGCAGACGTGACCGCGCTCTTTGGCCGGTTGGGGATGGCTGCCCTTTTGGGTTTTTTGGTGGGCATGCAACGGGAACACACTGAGGGGGGCATGCCTGGCCTGCGGACCTTTCCCCTCATCACATTGTGTGGAAGCGTCTTTGCCCTGCTGGGGCTCTCCTTTGGCGGCTGGCTGCCCGCCGCGGCCTTATTGTGCCTGGTTGGTCTGCTTTTCTTTCCCCATTGGTTGAGGATTCGCCGAGCCGATCCCGACCCCGGCCTGACGACCAGTGTGGCCGTCATCCTGATGTACGGCGTGGGTGCTCTTCTGGTCCTCACCCGCATCGAAATTGGCGTCGTCCTCGGAGGTGCCGTGGCGGTGCTGCTCCAGTTCAAACCGGAGATCCACCATTTTGCCGAACGGCTGGGGGACGAGGATCTGCGGGCAATCATGCAGTTCGTTTTGATTACCTGTATCATCCTTCCCGTTCTACCTACCCAGCCCATTGACCCCCTCAATGTGGTGAGCCTCTTCAACGTGTGGTTGATGGTGGTTCTGATCGTGGGCATCAGTTTGGGTGGGTACATCGCGTACAAGTTCTTCGGGGCACGGGCAGGGATTTATCTGGCGGGCATTTTGGGAGGAGCCGTCTCCAGTACGGCCACCACGATCAGCGCGGCCAGGCAGGCCCGCAGTGACACCACCCAACAGAACGCCGCGGCAGTGGTCATTCTTCTTGCGTCCACGGTCATGATTGGCCGGATTTTTGTGGAAATAGCCGTGGTCAATCCCGCAATGTTGGAGACGTCGCTGATACCTCTGACCATTTTGGCTGTTGCGACATATCTGCCGGCACGTTTCCTGCGTTTACCGCAGGATCGCGACGGAACTACCCTGATTGCCGAGCATCAAAACCCGACGCAACTTCGCTCGGCCATCTATTTCGCCGTGCTGTACGCCCTCGTTTTGTACCTCATCGCCTGGCTTAAGAACAACGTGGGAGAGTCCGGATTGTATCCGCTGGCCATCCTTTCGGGACTTCACGACATGGATGCGATCACCATTTCTGTCAGCCGGATGGCGACCGGCGACCAAGAACTGGCACAACATGGATGGCGGTATATAACGGCCGGAGCGCTGGCCAACATGGGCACAAAGACTGTGTTGGCAGGAGTGATGGGCAATCCACGACTGGGGATTCGGGTGGCCCTTGCTTTCCTACCCGGACTGATCACAGGACTGATCCTCATTGTGTTCTGGCCGTAA
- a CDS encoding RNA polymerase sigma factor encodes MLCDGGATRQVFYPGKLRDIAELTVRSCCQRHRRNYQSPAVVNRPEQSEQVFIERIRAKDPAAWEQLITIYEGRLLAFLEPRVEDRATAEDLVQETFTGFLRSLPHFDDSRSLEKWLFAIAANKLRDHLRRDRRVQSIEAGNEGYEFSQIPVAARARGPSTILDSRERRTKREALLVSMLSEELERLRKDNEWKRLACLELLFVGGFRNKEAAEILGISEQQVANWKHDFQSRLKRHLEAAREDGVTF; translated from the coding sequence TTGCTGTGCGACGGCGGCGCGACCCGGCAAGTCTTTTACCCGGGAAAACTCCGTGATATCGCCGAACTAACCGTTCGATCATGTTGTCAGCGCCACCGCAGAAATTACCAGTCACCAGCCGTGGTCAATCGTCCCGAACAGAGCGAACAGGTCTTTATCGAGCGCATCCGGGCAAAAGACCCGGCAGCGTGGGAACAACTCATCACCATATATGAGGGGCGACTGCTGGCATTTCTCGAGCCTCGCGTGGAAGACCGCGCGACAGCCGAAGATTTGGTCCAAGAGACATTCACCGGGTTTCTCAGGAGTCTGCCCCACTTTGATGATTCACGCTCCCTGGAGAAATGGTTGTTCGCCATTGCGGCGAACAAACTCAGAGACCATCTGCGACGGGACCGGCGCGTCCAATCGATCGAGGCCGGCAATGAAGGATACGAATTTTCACAGATCCCTGTAGCGGCCAGAGCTCGCGGACCCAGTACCATCCTGGACAGCCGGGAACGCCGCACCAAGAGGGAAGCCCTTCTGGTCAGCATGCTGTCCGAAGAACTGGAGCGACTTCGCAAAGATAACGAGTGGAAAAGGCTTGCGTGTTTGGAACTTCTGTTTGTGGGAGGATTTCGCAACAAAGAGGCGGCTGAAATCCTGGGCATCTCGGAACAACAGGTGGCCAACTGGAAACACGATTTTCAATCCCGGCTCAAGCGACACCTCGAAGCGGCGAGAGAAGACGGAGTGACGTTCTGA